The following DNA comes from Ornithinimicrobium avium.
CGACTACCTGCTCCTGGACGAGCCGCTGAACAACCTGGACATGAAGCACTCGGCCGCGATGATGTCGCTGGTGCGCCGCGCCGTGGACGAGCTCGGCAAGACCGTCGTGGTCGTCATGCACGACATCAACTTCGCCTCGGCCTACTCCGACCACATCGTGGCGATGCGCGACGGCGCGGTCGTGGCGGCAGGCCCGCCCGGGCAGATCATGCGCCGCGAGGTGCTCCAGGACGTCTTCGACATGGACATCCACGTCCAGGACCTCAACGGCATGCGCCTGGGCATCTTCTGGACCCCCGGCGCCCCCGTGCCGCCTCCCTCGGCCGTCGACCTGCGCGACCTGCTCGACGCGGTGACCGAGGACCACCCGGGGAGGCCCCCGCAGGGCGGCGCACCCCATACCCGGACCACCACCCAGCCCGACACCGTGACCGCAGGAGATCTCCGATGACCCAGACCCGCACCGCCCTTGTCAGCACCGACGCACCCGCGCGCTACGCCAAGCAGCTCGCCTCCCACCTCGGCCGCAAGATGACCGTCGAGGAGACCGCGCAGGGGCCGCGCCTGACGATGGACTTCGACGGTCAGGTCGCCAGCTGCCAGCTGGACACCACCGCAAACGGCACGCTGCGGATGCGCGCGGCGTCCGACAGCGAGGCCGCTCTGGAGCGGATGGCGCAGGTCGTCGGCTCGCACCTGGAGCGGTTCGGCGCCAAGGCCGAGCTCCGGGTGAGCTGGACCGCCTGACCGGCCGTGCCCGGCGGCGCGACCCTACCGGCCCGCCGGCGTCAGGACCCGGAGACGGCGACCCTGATCCGGTTGGCCCACGGGTCCTCGAAGGAGACCGTGCGGCCGTCGTCGGCGGCCTGGACGCCGAAGTGCCGCATCCGCTCGCTCAGCTCGCCCACGGCGTCGGTGTCCGGCAGCTCGATGTCGATCTGACCCAGGCCCAGGGCCGGGAAGCGCCGGCCCGCACCACGGCTGTTCCAGACGTTCATCGCCATGTGGTGGTGGTAGCCGCCCGCGCTCACGAAGAGCGCCTGGTGGCCCAGCTCGGCCGTGGTGTCGAACCCGAGCCGGTCGACGTAGAACTCCTTGGCGCTGCGCGTGTCGCCGACCGAGAGGTGGACGTGGCCGACCACCGCGTCGCTGGCGTCCGGCACCTCCAGCACCTGCGGGGTGAGGTGCTCGCGCAGGAAGTCGTTGGGGTCGAGGTACAGCGTGGCCATCTCGACCTGGCCGTGCACCCAGCTCCACTGCGTGCGGTCGCGGTCCCAGTAGAGCTCGATCCCGTTGCCCTCGGGGTCGTCGAAGTAGAACGCCTGGCTGACCAGGTGGTCGGCGCTGCCGGTGAAGCTGCGCGGCGCACGCTGCGCCATCGAGGCCACGGCCGCGGCCAGGTCGGTCTGGGTCGGGAAGAGGATGGCGGTGTGGAACAGCCCGGCGGACCCGGGCGCCGCGTGCCCCAGCTGCGGGCTGTGCCGCAGGACGACCACAGGCGTCGTGCCGCGCCCCATCGTGACCACGGGGCCCTCCTCGGAGAGGACCTGCAGGGTGACGGCGTCGCGGTAGAAGGCCATCATCCCGGCGAGGTCGGCGACGTCGAGGGTCACCGGGCCCATCGCGGTGTCGGCGGCGAGGCGGTCGGGGCGGACGGTCTGCGAGGTCATGGGTCTCCTAGATGTATGACGTGTCACCTAGCGTAGCGCACGCGTCTCGTGGTTCATTCCCACCATCAGTCGAGGATCCGTACCCAGTTGGGGCCGTGGCCGGTCTCGGCGGTCCCCAGCGAGGTCAGGGACCCGTCGCCCTCGACGCGGAGCAGCTCGGCCCGGGTGGACCGCTCCCCCACGCTCACCACGAGCCGGCCGTCCGGGGTGACGGCGAAGCCGCGGGGCTGCGGCTGCGTCGGTGTGAAGTGCGCCGGCTCGCCCAGGCCGCCCTCACCGTCCACCGGGAGCGAGGCCAGCTCGGAGGAGCTGCGCTCGGAGGTGATGAGCCACGCTCCGGCGCGGTGCAGGTCCGCGCCCCAGATCAGGTGCTCCTCGGTGGGGTCGGCGCCGTAGCGGCTGTGCCGCAGCCCGTGCCGCGGGTCGACGGCGCCGACCTCCCCGGCGGCGGACAGCGCACCGTCCGCCGCCCGGTCGAGGACCAGGACCTCCCCGGAGAACTCGGTCATCACGTAGGCGTGGGCGCCGTCGACGACCAGGTGCCGCGGCCCGGCGCCGTCCGGCGCGGCGACCGTCGGCGGGTCGAGCGGGGTCAGCGCGCCGTCGCGGGCCAGGTGGTACTGGGCCACGAGGTCGTCTCCGAGGGAGACGAAGTAGGCCACGGTGCCGCCGCCCTCCCCGGCCGGCACGACGCAGTGCAGGTTGGCGAAGCTGACCTGCGCGACGGGGTCGCCGAGCCGGACCCGGTCCCCCTCGTGCACCACCGGCCAGGTGCGCCCGGAGCCCCCGCCGTAGGAGGCCCCGAGGAGCACGGTGCCACCGTGGGCCAGGGAGAGGTACGTCTGCGAGTCCTCGACCTCCCGGCGGGCCACCTCGGTCAGCGTGCCGGACTCCCGGTCCAGCCGCAGGGTCGCGACCCCCGGCTGCTCGCCCTTGAAGGCTGCGTGGACGAGGTCGCGCGCCGGGTCCACGGCGAAGGTGCCGCACCCCTCCAGGCCCCCGGTCGTGGCGAGCACCTCCAGCCGTGGCGCGTCGCCGTGGTGCAGGCGCAGCGCGCTGATGGAGCCGTCCCCGGCGTTGGCGATCAGGACCAGTCCGCTCATCCTCGCCACCCTATGGCAGACCTCGTGCCGGGACAGCCCGACGCCCCGCCGACCGTGGTGGTCGACGGGGCGCGCGGGGTATGCCGTGCGCCCAGGTCGGGCGCCGCGTGGTGCGTCAGGCGTCGATCAGCGAGCGCAAGACGTACTGCAGGATGCCGTCGTGGCGGTAGTACGCCGCCTCGCCGGGGGTGTCGATGCGCACGACAGCGTCGAACTCCACGGACGGCTCGGAGGCGCCCTGCGGGGTGGCGCTGACCTTGACCGTGTCGGGGGTGGTGCCCTCGTTTATCGCGGTGACGCCGCTGATCGCGAAGGTCTCGGTGCCGTCCAGGCCGAGGGAGTCGGCGTTCTGCCCCTCGGGGAACTGGAGCGGCAGCACGCCCATGCCGATCAGGTTCGAGCGGTGGATGCGCTCGTAGGACTCGGCGATGACCGCCTTGACGCCCAGCAGCCGGGTGCCCTTGGCCGCCCAGTCGCGCGAGGACCCGGAGCCGTACTCCTTGCCGGCCAGGATGACCAGCGGGATGCCGGCGGCCTGGTAGTTCTGCGAGGCGTCGAAGATCGAGGACTCCTGGCCGTCCTGGGTGAAGTCGCGGGTGAAACCGCCCTCGACGCCGTCCAGCAGCTGGTTCTTCAGCCGGATGTTGGCGAAGGTGCCGCGGATCATCACCTCGTGGTTGCCGCGGCGCGAGCCGTAGGAGTTGAAGTCCTTGCGCTCGATGCCGTGGTCGGACAGGTAGCGGCCGGCCGGGCTGTCGCCCTTGATCGAGCCGGCCGGGCTGATGTGGTCGGTCGTGACCGAGTCGCCCAGCTTGGCCAGCACGCGGGCGCCGGCGATGTCCTCCACGGGTGCCGGCTGCGCCTGCATGCCCTCGAAGTACGGGGGACGGCGCACGTAGGTCGAGTCCTCGGCCCAGTCGAAGCTGTCGCCCTCGGGCGTGGGCAGCGACTGCCAGCGCTCGTCGCCGGCGAAGACGTCGGCGTAGTCCTCGGTGAACATGTCCCGGCTGATCGAGGTCGCGATCGTGGCCTCGACGTCCTCGGGGGCCGGCCAGATGTCCTTGAGGTAGACGTCCGCGCCCTCC
Coding sequences within:
- a CDS encoding VOC family protein gives rise to the protein MTSQTVRPDRLAADTAMGPVTLDVADLAGMMAFYRDAVTLQVLSEEGPVVTMGRGTTPVVVLRHSPQLGHAAPGSAGLFHTAILFPTQTDLAAAVASMAQRAPRSFTGSADHLVSQAFYFDDPEGNGIELYWDRDRTQWSWVHGQVEMATLYLDPNDFLREHLTPQVLEVPDASDAVVGHVHLSVGDTRSAKEFYVDRLGFDTTAELGHQALFVSAGGYHHHMAMNVWNSRGAGRRFPALGLGQIDIELPDTDAVGELSERMRHFGVQAADDGRTVSFEDPWANRIRVAVSGS
- a CDS encoding DUF2218 domain-containing protein is translated as MTQTRTALVSTDAPARYAKQLASHLGRKMTVEETAQGPRLTMDFDGQVASCQLDTTANGTLRMRAASDSEAALERMAQVVGSHLERFGAKAELRVSWTA
- a CDS encoding lactonase family protein produces the protein MSGLVLIANAGDGSISALRLHHGDAPRLEVLATTGGLEGCGTFAVDPARDLVHAAFKGEQPGVATLRLDRESGTLTEVARREVEDSQTYLSLAHGGTVLLGASYGGGSGRTWPVVHEGDRVRLGDPVAQVSFANLHCVVPAGEGGGTVAYFVSLGDDLVAQYHLARDGALTPLDPPTVAAPDGAGPRHLVVDGAHAYVMTEFSGEVLVLDRAADGALSAAGEVGAVDPRHGLRHSRYGADPTEEHLIWGADLHRAGAWLITSERSSSELASLPVDGEGGLGEPAHFTPTQPQPRGFAVTPDGRLVVSVGERSTRAELLRVEGDGSLTSLGTAETGHGPNWVRILD